One Obesumbacterium proteus DNA window includes the following coding sequences:
- a CDS encoding YtcA family lipoprotein: MRKLATQRIKVHLAKAIGLAFILLSLTGCSCAPSIVLFGASFPDWLICSGIGVIAMTLMHTILRKGEHQCWLEPAFIVYPCVTALSAMLTWLLFFTH, from the coding sequence ATGCGGAAATTAGCGACTCAACGCATCAAGGTCCATTTAGCAAAAGCGATCGGTTTAGCTTTTATTCTTCTGTCTCTAACAGGTTGTTCCTGTGCACCATCAATCGTTCTCTTTGGCGCTTCTTTTCCTGACTGGCTGATATGTTCAGGCATTGGCGTTATTGCTATGACACTCATGCACACAATACTCAGAAAAGGAGAGCACCAGTGCTGGCTTGAGCCTGCCTTCATTGTCTATCCCTGTGTTACCGCTCTTAGCGCAATGTTGACTTGGTTATTATTTTTTACCCATTAA
- a CDS encoding Orn/Lys/Arg decarboxylase N-terminal domain-containing protein, translating into MIELNHLKKRKVLVVNSNIENKNTANGQAICNLIEALEERNLSVIIATTYKDGIASITSDASICCVFVDWTSEENNADSHSHALALLQEVRRRNKTVPVLLMAEHACLETLTLDTMELANEFVWMQEDTAEFIAARSEALIKKYFNQLLPPFTKALFDYTNGSPEYSWAAPGHQGGVAFTKSAVGREFLDFFGENLFRTDTGIERDSLGSLLDHSGPIKDSEAYAARVFGAHQSYSVLNGTSGSNRAVMSAVVGEGQFALCDRNCHKSIEQGLVMTGGIPVFFIPTRNRFGIIGPIPKSQFQPESIQQKIDAHPLKQLAVDPKPVYSVVTNCTYDGMCYNAKQAQDLLAESVDTIHFDEAWYAYARFNPLYRDRFAMRGNPAEHDATGPTVFATQSTHKLLAALSQASYIHIRNGKKPIEHSRFNESYMLQSTTSPLYAIIAANEIGAAMMDDQQGETLTQEVIDEAVDFRLALAKAHAAFAAKGEWFFSPWNAPDVIDAETGKKVPFLNASKEQLTTDPECWVLRPGENWHGFEQLEDDWCMLDPIKAGILVPGMGDDGEMQETGIPAAVVTAFLYQHGIVPSRTTDFMVLCLFSVGITKGKWGTLINVLIEFKKHYDSNTPLTVCLPDLAASHVENYAGMGMKDLCDEMFTYMKTSQMDKLQAAAFSHIPTPVKLPRAAFQDHMAGRCELLSLDKLAGRISAVGVIPYPPGIPIVMPGESFGTTEQPWLQYIYSIAQWGKKFPGFEKELEGAELKDGQYYIWALKD; encoded by the coding sequence ATGATTGAATTAAATCATCTCAAAAAACGCAAAGTGTTAGTAGTAAATAGTAATATCGAAAATAAAAACACGGCTAACGGACAGGCTATCTGTAATTTAATCGAGGCTTTAGAAGAAAGAAATCTCTCGGTTATCATTGCAACAACCTACAAAGACGGAATCGCGAGCATTACCTCTGACGCCTCTATCTGCTGTGTATTCGTAGATTGGACATCTGAAGAAAATAACGCTGATTCACACAGCCATGCATTAGCGCTTTTGCAGGAAGTTCGTCGTCGAAATAAAACCGTACCCGTATTACTGATGGCGGAACACGCCTGCCTAGAAACGCTAACGCTCGACACCATGGAGTTGGCGAATGAGTTTGTGTGGATGCAAGAAGATACCGCTGAATTCATTGCCGCACGTAGTGAAGCACTGATCAAAAAATACTTTAATCAACTGCTACCTCCTTTCACAAAAGCCCTATTCGACTACACCAACGGCTCACCTGAATACTCATGGGCGGCCCCTGGTCATCAGGGCGGTGTGGCATTTACCAAATCAGCGGTTGGTCGTGAATTCCTCGATTTCTTCGGTGAAAATCTTTTCCGTACCGATACGGGTATTGAACGAGATTCGCTTGGTTCGTTGCTCGATCACAGCGGCCCAATCAAAGATTCTGAAGCTTATGCCGCCAGAGTCTTTGGTGCTCACCAAAGCTATTCCGTTCTGAATGGCACATCAGGCTCTAACCGTGCCGTCATGTCAGCCGTCGTCGGAGAGGGCCAGTTTGCACTCTGCGACCGTAACTGCCATAAATCCATCGAGCAAGGGCTGGTGATGACCGGCGGGATCCCTGTGTTCTTCATTCCAACACGTAACCGTTTTGGCATCATTGGTCCGATCCCTAAATCACAGTTCCAACCAGAATCTATCCAGCAGAAAATCGATGCGCATCCACTGAAACAGCTTGCCGTTGACCCTAAACCGGTTTACTCCGTGGTCACCAACTGTACTTACGACGGAATGTGCTACAACGCAAAACAGGCTCAAGACCTACTTGCTGAAAGTGTTGATACCATTCATTTTGATGAAGCATGGTATGCCTATGCTCGTTTTAACCCACTCTATCGCGATCGCTTCGCAATGCGTGGGAATCCAGCTGAACACGACGCCACAGGCCCAACGGTATTCGCGACACAGTCTACCCATAAGCTTTTAGCGGCGCTTTCTCAGGCCTCCTACATTCATATTCGTAATGGCAAAAAACCCATTGAACATTCACGTTTCAATGAGTCTTACATGCTGCAATCCACCACTTCGCCGCTGTATGCCATTATTGCGGCCAATGAAATCGGCGCAGCCATGATGGATGACCAACAAGGTGAAACGCTGACGCAGGAAGTGATTGATGAAGCGGTAGATTTCCGTTTGGCACTCGCAAAAGCTCACGCCGCCTTTGCCGCCAAAGGGGAATGGTTCTTCTCACCGTGGAATGCGCCCGACGTGATTGATGCAGAAACGGGCAAAAAAGTGCCCTTCTTGAATGCCTCAAAAGAGCAACTCACCACCGATCCCGAATGCTGGGTGCTTCGTCCAGGCGAAAACTGGCATGGTTTTGAGCAGTTGGAAGACGATTGGTGCATGCTCGACCCAATCAAAGCCGGCATTTTAGTACCGGGCATGGGCGACGACGGCGAGATGCAGGAAACTGGCATTCCTGCCGCTGTGGTGACCGCATTCCTGTACCAGCACGGAATTGTGCCTTCACGCACCACTGACTTCATGGTGCTATGCCTGTTCTCAGTGGGGATCACCAAGGGCAAATGGGGAACGTTGATTAACGTTCTGATCGAATTCAAAAAGCATTACGACAGCAATACGCCACTCACCGTCTGCTTACCCGACCTTGCCGCATCTCATGTTGAGAACTATGCCGGCATGGGAATGAAAGATCTGTGTGATGAGATGTTTACCTATATGAAAACTAGCCAGATGGATAAGCTTCAGGCAGCCGCCTTCAGCCACATTCCAACGCCGGTTAAACTTCCTCGCGCCGCATTCCAAGATCATATGGCCGGACGCTGCGAATTACTGTCGCTTGATAAACTTGCAGGACGTATTTCCGCCGTTGGGGTGATCCCTTACCCACCGGGTATTCCAATTGTGATGCCAGGCGAGAGCTTCGGTACCACTGAGCAACCATGGCTGCAATATATTTACAGCATTGCACAGTGGGGGAAAAAATTCCCTGGATTCGAAAAGGAACTCGAGGGCGCTGAGCTGAAAGATGGCCAATATTATATATGGGCACTGAAAGACTAA
- the adiC gene encoding arginine/agmatine antiporter, with translation MAIESDSHKVGLIPVTLMVSGNIMGSGVFLLPANLASTGGVAIYGWLVTIIGALALSMVYAKMSSLDASPGGSYAYARRAFGPFIGYQTNLLYWLACWVGNIAMVVIGVGYLSYFFPALKDPMIMTLTCVLVLWFFVILNIIGAKMITRVQAVATVLALVPILSVAIFGWFWFSGDTYMAAWNVSGKGTLGAIQSTLNVTLWSFIGVESASVAAAVVKNPKRNVPIATIGGVLIAAVCYVLSTTAIMGMIPNAALRVSTSPFGDAARMALGETAGAIVTFCAAAGCLGSLGGWTLLASQTAKAAADDGLFPPIFAKVNKKGVPVQGLIVIGILMTIFQVASISPNAAAQFGVVSSVSVIFTLVPYLYTCAALLLVGHGHLGNQKGLFTFITSVAFVYCIWAVIGSGAQEVMWSFVALMVVTALYALNYNRTHKNPFPLDAQV, from the coding sequence ATGGCAATTGAATCAGATTCACATAAAGTAGGGCTCATACCTGTAACTTTAATGGTTTCAGGCAATATTATGGGGTCAGGTGTTTTTCTCCTTCCTGCAAACCTCGCATCCACGGGCGGCGTCGCTATTTATGGTTGGCTGGTCACCATCATTGGGGCTTTAGCGCTATCCATGGTGTACGCCAAAATGTCCTCGCTGGATGCCAGCCCTGGTGGATCTTACGCCTATGCTCGTCGCGCTTTCGGTCCATTTATCGGATATCAAACTAACCTGTTGTATTGGTTAGCCTGCTGGGTCGGCAACATTGCAATGGTTGTTATCGGCGTTGGCTATCTCAGCTACTTCTTCCCCGCACTCAAAGACCCCATGATCATGACGCTGACCTGCGTTTTAGTTCTCTGGTTCTTTGTTATTTTGAACATTATCGGCGCAAAAATGATAACGCGCGTGCAGGCAGTAGCAACGGTGTTAGCACTGGTTCCTATTCTGTCGGTCGCTATTTTTGGCTGGTTCTGGTTCAGTGGTGATACCTATATGGCGGCATGGAACGTCAGTGGGAAAGGCACGCTGGGCGCCATTCAAAGCACCCTAAACGTCACGCTATGGTCATTTATCGGCGTAGAGAGCGCGTCCGTTGCCGCCGCGGTGGTAAAAAACCCGAAGAGAAACGTCCCGATTGCCACCATCGGTGGTGTGCTGATTGCCGCAGTTTGTTATGTACTCTCGACCACTGCCATTATGGGTATGATCCCGAATGCAGCGCTGCGCGTTTCAACCTCTCCGTTCGGTGATGCCGCGCGTATGGCATTGGGTGAAACCGCGGGCGCTATCGTGACATTCTGCGCCGCCGCGGGTTGCCTTGGCTCGTTAGGTGGCTGGACATTACTTGCCAGCCAAACCGCTAAAGCAGCCGCTGACGATGGTTTATTCCCACCCATCTTCGCTAAAGTGAATAAAAAAGGGGTTCCGGTACAAGGTCTTATTGTGATCGGCATTCTGATGACAATATTCCAAGTCGCTTCGATATCGCCTAATGCAGCTGCGCAATTTGGTGTCGTCTCTTCGGTTTCCGTTATTTTCACCTTAGTACCTTACCTTTACACCTGCGCTGCATTACTGCTTGTTGGACATGGGCACTTAGGGAATCAAAAAGGGCTATTTACCTTTATTACATCTGTTGCCTTTGTTTATTGCATATGGGCTGTAATTGGCTCCGGCGCACAAGAAGTCATGTGGTCGTTTGTTGCGTTGATGGTCGTGACTGCACTTTACGCTTTGAATTATAACCGAACACACAAAAATCCATTCCCGCTGGATGCTCAAGTTTAA
- the evgA gene encoding acid-sensing system DNA-binding response regulator EvgA, translating to MSAIIIDDHPLARVAIRNLLENDDINVIAESGDGAEALQVIKEMQPDIVVVDIDIPVLSGIEVVEKLRKQQNSCIIVVVSAKNDRFYGKRSADAGANAFVSKKKGMSNIVAAVKAARNGYSYFPFSLDSFVGKLTSEQEKLDSLSTQEIKVMRYILNGVDNIHIASEMNISSKTVSTYKSRLMEKLECKSLMELFNLSNRNKIG from the coding sequence TTGAGCGCAATAATTATAGACGATCATCCTCTGGCAAGAGTGGCTATCAGAAATTTGCTGGAAAATGATGATATCAACGTCATTGCTGAATCTGGAGATGGTGCAGAAGCCTTACAGGTTATTAAAGAAATGCAGCCCGATATTGTCGTTGTTGATATCGATATCCCTGTGCTAAGCGGAATTGAAGTTGTCGAGAAGCTGAGAAAACAACAGAATAGCTGCATCATTGTGGTTGTTTCCGCTAAAAACGATCGCTTTTATGGCAAACGCAGCGCTGATGCTGGCGCAAATGCATTTGTGAGCAAGAAAAAGGGTATGTCTAATATTGTGGCGGCTGTAAAAGCGGCGCGAAATGGCTATAGCTATTTTCCTTTTTCACTGGATAGCTTTGTCGGTAAGTTAACGTCAGAACAAGAAAAATTAGACTCCTTATCAACACAAGAAATAAAAGTTATGCGCTATATTTTAAATGGCGTGGACAACATACACATTGCTTCTGAGATGAATATTAGCAGCAAAACGGTGAGCACTTACAAAAGTCGCCTAATGGAAAAACTGGAGTGTAAGTCACTGATGGAATTATTTAATTTATCAAATAGAAATAAAATTGGCTGA
- the mdtN gene encoding multidrug transporter subunit MdtN yields the protein MSLKNKLYIFFLVLITLIALCIVMLKIDEAPQTDDAFIYADTINVVPVIEGHIVTIPVKDNQLVSKGDLLFKIDPRPYEHAIESGTAQLATLDEQIKLAQRTVDAQQYNAQAVAAKEISAKENYRQALSTYQRIFALKGKGYVSAEEFDQARTAKNSAEAMYKASRSEVEQAQSAVSSVDALIAQRKVVCVDIAKAQLNLQYSEIRAPFDGRVTSLNTTIGQYASPQQSVMTLIDTQAWYVVANFRETDLKNVCSGVPARIYVMGDTGKSFSGSVDSVGYGVSPQDGGVSNGLPSVARTINWVHVSQRFPVKIRVDNPEPALFRVGASAIAIVYRDTAP from the coding sequence ATGTCCCTTAAGAATAAACTTTATATTTTTTTTCTCGTATTAATAACATTGATTGCGCTATGCATTGTGATGCTAAAGATTGATGAAGCCCCACAGACCGATGATGCTTTTATCTATGCGGATACTATTAATGTGGTACCGGTTATTGAAGGGCATATAGTGACGATCCCGGTCAAAGATAACCAGCTGGTTTCCAAAGGCGATCTTCTGTTTAAAATCGATCCAAGACCCTATGAGCATGCCATTGAATCTGGCACCGCTCAGCTTGCTACTTTAGATGAGCAAATAAAGCTCGCACAGCGAACCGTTGATGCCCAGCAATACAATGCTCAGGCCGTTGCAGCGAAAGAAATCAGCGCCAAGGAAAATTACCGACAAGCACTCAGTACCTACCAACGTATATTCGCACTTAAAGGTAAGGGGTACGTTTCAGCGGAAGAGTTTGATCAAGCGAGAACGGCAAAAAATAGCGCCGAGGCTATGTATAAAGCCTCTCGCAGTGAAGTAGAACAAGCACAATCCGCGGTAAGCAGCGTAGATGCACTTATTGCACAGCGTAAAGTTGTCTGCGTGGATATCGCAAAGGCCCAATTAAACCTGCAATACAGTGAGATTCGTGCGCCTTTCGATGGTCGAGTGACATCCCTGAATACCACGATTGGGCAATATGCCTCGCCGCAACAGTCGGTAATGACGCTCATTGATACTCAAGCATGGTATGTGGTGGCCAATTTTCGCGAAACCGATCTAAAAAATGTCTGTAGCGGCGTTCCCGCGCGTATATACGTCATGGGTGATACCGGTAAATCCTTTAGCGGCAGCGTTGATTCCGTAGGTTACGGCGTATCTCCTCAAGATGGCGGCGTGAGCAACGGACTCCCGTCAGTAGCGCGCACCATCAACTGGGTGCATGTATCCCAACGTTTTCCTGTCAAAATTCGCGTCGATAACCCAGAACCCGCGCTCTTTCGCGTTGGTGCCTCGGCGATTGCTATCGTCTATCGAGATACCGCCCCCTAG
- a CDS encoding FUSC family protein: MKSFDLFVSRFYQGLGFYPGRANQILRTTVACIIVVILSQTLQIPDLALSLIVVFFVTQTNIVVTKLTGLFFIISIALAVATSLLILKVTWDVPFLRILLASLVAFISLFMMRASKYGVIFYLVALIVIFSQSFVDVSSDSEEIIRNILWVWVAMSYAIAVTLIINALFLPSEPEKLLNKTVISQLKHIADLLTPDNELKRKENTLASIGQDLQSLYKLLQYTKSRDRLSSNDHTAQLAMVTMVSELRSLSCHFPVEIINQKSRETALRIKSVCEVMIASLKNQLEPLTPAAINTNAEDTTLREMAKVINNYDQNKKVSYDTHSNPKKKFSFFVPDAFSNKIYVTYALKTLLSALICYIFYTATDWFGIHTIMLTCLVVAQPGLGKTQRKITLRLLGAIAGSIAALIAIVFILPNLTTLFGLLLLSAPIFMFCSWVATGSENISYAGIQMLLTFSLAVLNGFTPVNDLTEVRDRIVGVILGIIIAGLIQTLIKPERNGEVLQLKLAGLMDLMKTSLSMKNAAEDKRGALMVSFKGCEDLATEIALEPTWMKAEGSHDGTCQKLQEILQQAKSMLISTDAVVLWCQQNAPVNPVVGCFIQQNVENLGVIVKRLKTGEKDDNMTLPDLPEGLSKEVSSMLTLLSDSIYSFWLLLHEI; the protein is encoded by the coding sequence ATGAAATCATTTGACCTCTTCGTCTCTCGATTTTATCAGGGACTTGGGTTTTATCCGGGCCGAGCAAACCAGATCCTACGAACCACCGTGGCCTGTATCATTGTGGTTATTCTCAGCCAAACGTTACAAATCCCCGATCTAGCACTATCACTTATCGTGGTGTTTTTTGTCACCCAAACCAATATTGTGGTGACCAAACTCACTGGCCTGTTTTTTATAATTTCTATCGCACTGGCCGTAGCAACGTCGCTGTTAATTTTAAAAGTAACCTGGGACGTCCCATTTTTACGCATTTTACTGGCATCATTAGTGGCCTTTATCAGCCTATTTATGATGCGAGCCTCAAAATATGGCGTGATATTCTATTTAGTCGCTCTGATCGTTATTTTTTCACAAAGTTTTGTTGATGTAAGTTCAGATTCAGAAGAAATCATCAGAAATATTTTGTGGGTATGGGTGGCGATGAGCTATGCCATTGCCGTCACTCTCATTATTAATGCTTTATTTCTTCCCTCAGAGCCGGAAAAATTACTCAACAAAACGGTTATATCGCAGCTTAAGCATATAGCGGATCTCTTAACGCCAGACAATGAGCTTAAGAGAAAAGAAAATACCCTCGCTTCGATTGGGCAAGATTTACAATCGCTGTATAAACTGCTGCAATATACTAAATCCCGCGATCGGTTAAGCTCTAACGATCATACGGCGCAATTAGCAATGGTGACAATGGTTTCTGAACTACGCTCCCTTTCGTGCCATTTTCCAGTGGAGATAATCAACCAAAAATCCCGTGAAACAGCCTTAAGGATTAAGTCTGTTTGTGAAGTTATGATAGCCAGTTTAAAAAATCAATTAGAGCCTCTTACACCAGCGGCTATTAATACGAATGCAGAAGATACAACCCTACGTGAAATGGCGAAGGTGATAAATAATTACGATCAAAATAAAAAAGTCTCTTACGATACCCACTCTAACCCAAAGAAAAAATTCTCATTCTTCGTTCCTGATGCATTCTCAAATAAAATCTATGTTACCTATGCATTAAAAACATTACTTAGCGCGCTGATTTGCTATATTTTTTATACCGCCACAGACTGGTTTGGTATTCACACCATCATGCTAACCTGCCTCGTTGTTGCCCAGCCCGGTTTAGGCAAAACACAGCGAAAAATCACGCTACGTTTATTAGGTGCTATTGCTGGAAGTATTGCGGCACTGATTGCTATTGTTTTTATTCTGCCAAATTTAACCACGCTGTTTGGGCTGTTATTACTTTCTGCGCCTATTTTTATGTTTTGTTCATGGGTTGCCACTGGCTCAGAGAATATTAGCTATGCTGGCATTCAAATGCTGCTAACTTTCTCACTTGCCGTACTCAATGGCTTTACGCCGGTCAACGATCTCACCGAGGTACGTGACAGGATTGTTGGCGTTATTCTAGGCATCATTATCGCTGGGCTGATTCAAACCTTAATTAAGCCCGAACGAAATGGCGAAGTATTACAGCTTAAACTCGCTGGCTTAATGGACTTAATGAAAACTAGCCTATCCATGAAAAATGCTGCCGAAGATAAACGAGGCGCTTTGATGGTGAGCTTTAAAGGGTGTGAGGATTTAGCCACCGAGATTGCCCTTGAACCTACTTGGATGAAAGCAGAAGGTTCGCATGATGGGACCTGTCAGAAACTACAGGAGATCCTGCAACAGGCAAAAAGCATGCTGATCAGTACTGATGCGGTGGTGCTTTGGTGTCAGCAAAACGCGCCTGTTAACCCCGTAGTAGGATGTTTTATCCAGCAAAACGTAGAAAATCTCGGCGTTATTGTTAAGCGGCTAAAAACGGGGGAGAAAGACGATAATATGACTCTGCCTGATTTACCGGAAGGATTATCCAAAGAAGTATCATCTATGCTTACTTTGCTCAGCGACTCGATTTATAGCTTTTGGTTGCTCCTTCACGAAATATAA
- a CDS encoding transporter substrate-binding domain-containing protein: MLQRLIGFMLCIIATLFVAQGALASKEPIRLEIFSNSGPMIPNLKLSTAEQLWLAKKKTLVVAVYSPESPPLMLDSSSGRFCGMNAEYLSLLQRALGINVKIDRYDSEELALNAVKAGKADLVLTSLRTNFNAVAPFIASLPMVSAYPALVTTQKKCYATATYG, encoded by the coding sequence ATGCTACAACGTTTGATCGGGTTTATGCTGTGTATAATAGCAACACTATTCGTTGCTCAGGGGGCATTGGCGAGTAAGGAGCCGATAAGGCTTGAGATTTTTAGTAACAGTGGCCCGATGATCCCTAATCTCAAATTGAGCACTGCTGAGCAACTGTGGCTGGCGAAGAAAAAAACCTTAGTTGTTGCTGTCTACTCCCCTGAGTCACCTCCGTTAATGTTGGATAGTTCCTCCGGCCGTTTCTGTGGGATGAATGCTGAATATCTGTCTTTGTTGCAGAGAGCGTTGGGTATCAACGTTAAAATTGACCGCTATGACAGTGAAGAGTTAGCGCTAAATGCTGTCAAAGCAGGCAAAGCTGATCTAGTGCTGACTTCGCTTAGAACAAATTTTAATGCCGTGGCACCATTTATTGCATCTTTGCCCATGGTAAGCGCCTATCCTGCTTTAGTCACCACGCAAAAAAAATGTTATGCAACCGCTACATACGGATAG